From a region of the Burkholderia lata genome:
- a CDS encoding Rieske (2Fe-2S) protein has product MDARQLCHFSDVPDGGARVVDEACIGRPVIVVRRGEHVWAYVNRCPHFSVPLDFVPGSVSCYRSQVLMCAHHSALFRFDDGVCIDGPCSGSALEAVAVEVDAAAWVVYRGA; this is encoded by the coding sequence CGATGTGCCCGACGGCGGCGCGCGGGTCGTCGACGAAGCGTGTATCGGGCGTCCCGTGATTGTCGTGCGACGCGGCGAGCACGTGTGGGCTTATGTGAATCGTTGCCCGCACTTCTCGGTGCCGCTCGATTTCGTGCCGGGTAGCGTTTCCTGTTACCGGTCGCAGGTATTGATGTGCGCCCATCACAGCGCGCTGTTCCGGTTCGACGATGGCGTGTGTATCGACGGGCCGTGCTCGGGGTCGGCGCTGGAGGCCGTGGCTGTCGAGGTGGATGCCGCCGCGTGGGTCGTCTATCGAGGCGCTTGA